A region of Chloroherpetonaceae bacterium DNA encodes the following proteins:
- a CDS encoding tetratricopeptide repeat-containing sensor histidine kinase — protein MLELLKKLDARIQAANDPRDIVDALNDYAWSVMRTDLRSAMTRAEQALELAKNFSYEGGVARSLRNRGLCHHQYSNYEAALHDINEALYLFRKVGDASGEASALNNLGSIYADLGEYTRALDYFEQSYKLYRDLDYKIGEAASITNLGDIYYRLGEYSRALGYFQQSLELYKDIKHKQGEATALASIGNVYSALGAHTQALNNLLASLQLFESLGDKQSLATTLKDIGAVYEKLDSSEQAIEYFERSLSLMEQIGDRHGQAIVQLSLGQFLLSKELLDQAQPHLERSLEVAEEINAKPEIYRAHQALAELYKLKGNYRSAFDHIEKFYQIRSEVIGEELNRKLTNQKITFAVEKAEKEAEIYRLKTVELAQANKALEEANALKTELLHIAAHDLKNPLTAVMTFAELIREQADDVEFVRTQAQAIYQSTEQMFNLVKSLLEQAALESGKVELNKKVVDIATIAEFVVKHNEMNAHNKGQQIHLALEREAYAEVDVEKMQSIFDNLISNAIKYSPHGRHIWVSVKKKLLTIDGVELTSGNIPTKIIFEVRDEGLGLTEEDKQKLFGKFQRLSARPTGGESSSGLGLAIVKQWVELHGGRVWAESEGKNKGATFFVELNAAEKPAALEAETA, from the coding sequence ATGCTGGAACTCTTAAAAAAGTTAGATGCAAGGATTCAAGCAGCAAATGATCCACGCGACATTGTCGACGCCCTCAACGATTACGCTTGGAGCGTAATGCGCACCGACCTTAGAAGCGCAATGACGCGCGCAGAGCAAGCCTTGGAACTGGCAAAGAATTTTTCATATGAAGGCGGCGTAGCCCGCAGTTTGCGCAACCGGGGATTGTGTCATCACCAGTATTCAAACTATGAGGCAGCTCTGCACGACATCAACGAAGCACTCTACCTTTTCCGAAAAGTGGGCGATGCTTCCGGTGAAGCCAGCGCACTCAACAACTTGGGGAGCATTTACGCCGACCTTGGTGAATATACACGCGCACTCGACTACTTTGAGCAAAGCTACAAACTTTACCGCGACCTTGATTACAAAATTGGCGAAGCGGCGAGCATTACCAACTTGGGGGACATTTACTACCGATTGGGTGAATACTCCCGCGCACTGGGATACTTTCAGCAAAGCCTTGAACTCTACAAAGACATCAAACACAAACAGGGCGAAGCCACTGCCTTAGCCAGCATTGGCAATGTCTATTCTGCGTTAGGTGCGCATACTCAAGCCCTCAATAACCTGCTTGCTAGCCTCCAACTCTTTGAATCCTTAGGCGATAAGCAAAGTCTGGCTACCACGCTAAAAGACATTGGCGCAGTCTATGAAAAATTAGATTCCAGTGAGCAAGCGATTGAGTATTTTGAGCGCAGCCTTTCTTTGATGGAGCAGATTGGAGACCGACACGGGCAAGCGATTGTGCAGTTATCGCTTGGGCAATTTCTACTCTCCAAAGAATTGCTTGACCAAGCGCAGCCACATCTTGAACGCAGCTTGGAGGTAGCTGAAGAAATCAATGCCAAGCCTGAGATTTACCGCGCCCATCAAGCACTGGCAGAACTATACAAACTCAAGGGCAACTATCGTAGTGCGTTTGACCATATTGAAAAGTTCTACCAAATCCGCTCCGAAGTGATAGGCGAAGAACTAAACCGCAAGCTGACCAATCAGAAAATCACATTTGCAGTCGAGAAAGCAGAAAAGGAAGCGGAGATTTACCGCCTCAAAACAGTGGAGCTGGCTCAGGCAAACAAAGCACTGGAAGAGGCAAACGCGCTTAAAACCGAGCTGCTGCACATTGCCGCTCACGACCTCAAAAATCCCCTCACAGCCGTGATGACCTTCGCTGAGCTGATTCGTGAGCAAGCAGACGATGTAGAGTTTGTCCGCACTCAAGCCCAAGCGATTTATCAGTCGACTGAGCAGATGTTTAACCTTGTAAAAAGCCTCTTAGAGCAAGCGGCCCTGGAGAGCGGAAAAGTGGAGTTAAATAAGAAGGTTGTCGATATAGCCACGATTGCAGAGTTTGTAGTGAAGCACAACGAAATGAACGCACACAACAAAGGTCAGCAGATTCACTTGGCGTTAGAGCGAGAAGCATATGCGGAAGTAGATGTCGAGAAGATGCAGAGCATTTTTGATAACCTGATTTCCAACGCCATCAAGTATTCGCCGCACGGACGCCACATTTGGGTCAGTGTCAAGAAGAAATTGCTCACAATCGATGGCGTCGAGCTGACCAGTGGCAACATTCCGACCAAAATCATCTTTGAAGTGCGTGATGAAGGCCTAGGGCTGACCGAAGAAGACAAGCAAAAGCTCTTCGGCAAATTTCAGCGGCTGTCGGCACGTCCAACAGGTGGCGAAAGCTCCTCTGGCCTGGGGCTTGCAATTGTCAAACAGTGGGTAGAATTACACGGCGGACGAGTGTGGGCAGAGTCGGAAGGCAAAAACAAAGGGGCAACATTTTTTGTCGAACTGAATGCCGCAGAAAAGCCGGCTGCACTCGAGGCAGAAACGGCATAG
- a CDS encoding ribonuclease HII, which yields MRHRRVHQTLDTAYEQLLWAQYQWVCGVDEVGRGPLAGPVVAAAVMFERGFVPPAALQGVADSKQLSPSERADLAAEIRLYAAAVAIGVVDVPTIDRLNILNASFLAMSQAIAQLSPLPDFLLIDGNSFKSSLSIPFKTVVKGDSKVFSIAAASIVAKVYRDAYMIELDAAFPQYGFARHFGYPTPEHIAAIRKYGRSPLHRQSFKLKALGE from the coding sequence ATGCGCCATCGTCGAGTTCATCAAACACTTGACACTGCTTACGAGCAACTGCTCTGGGCGCAATATCAGTGGGTTTGCGGTGTCGATGAAGTTGGTCGTGGCCCATTAGCAGGGCCTGTGGTGGCTGCGGCTGTGATGTTTGAACGGGGCTTTGTTCCGCCAGCTGCCTTGCAAGGCGTAGCCGACTCTAAGCAACTCTCTCCCAGCGAGCGGGCTGACCTTGCTGCCGAAATTCGCCTGTATGCCGCTGCGGTTGCTATCGGGGTAGTTGATGTTCCAACGATTGACCGCCTCAACATTCTTAATGCAAGCTTTTTAGCCATGTCGCAAGCGATTGCACAGCTTTCCCCTCTCCCTGACTTTCTGCTTATTGACGGAAACTCTTTCAAATCCTCACTGAGCATTCCCTTCAAGACCGTTGTGAAAGGTGATTCGAAGGTGTTCTCGATTGCTGCTGCTTCCATCGTGGCAAAAGTGTATCGTGATGCGTATATGATAGAGTTAGATGCGGCATTTCCCCAGTATGGGTTTGCGCGGCATTTTGGCTACCCTACCCCCGAGCATATCGCTGCTATTCGCAAATATGGTCGCTCACCTTTGCATCGCCAGAGCTTTAAGCTGAAGGCACTGGGCGAATGA
- a CDS encoding O-acetyl-ADP-ribose deacetylase, whose protein sequence is MESRMEAILGDITRLYVDAIVNAANPTLLGGGGVDGAIHRAAGPLLREACAKLGGCQTGEAKLTPGFNLPAKYVIHTVGPVWKGGSFGEDELLAECYRNSCKLAEENGIETLAFPCISTGAYSFPNERAAQIAVSEVDAFLQKSYMLKKVFFVCFLQRDYDIYQSLLYEAMRHKNIE, encoded by the coding sequence ATGGAATCTCGAATGGAAGCAATTTTGGGTGACATTACGCGTCTTTATGTTGATGCGATTGTCAATGCTGCCAATCCCACACTTTTGGGCGGTGGCGGAGTGGATGGAGCCATTCATCGTGCTGCAGGGCCGCTCCTGCGGGAAGCCTGCGCCAAGTTAGGCGGTTGCCAGACAGGCGAGGCAAAATTGACGCCAGGTTTCAACTTGCCTGCAAAGTATGTTATCCACACTGTTGGCCCTGTCTGGAAAGGTGGGTCATTTGGCGAAGATGAACTCTTAGCGGAGTGCTACCGCAATTCGTGCAAATTGGCTGAAGAAAATGGCATTGAGACGCTGGCTTTTCCCTGCATTAGCACAGGCGCATACAGTTTTCCTAATGAGCGTGCGGCTCAAATTGCGGTCTCTGAAGTCGACGCCTTTCTTCAAAAGAGTTACATGCTGAAAAAAGTTTTCTTCGTTTGCTTCCTCCAGCGCGATTACGACATCTATCAGTCGCTTTTGTATGAGGCGATGCGGCATAAAAACATTGAGTGA